DNA from Plasmodium falciparum 3D7 genome assembly, chromosome: 8:
AATGTACTATCAAATATGAAACATTGTAGTCATATGATAATTTCCTTTTTGTATTTATGGATGTACATAATATGTTTTAAACATTAACcaaaagtaaaataaaatatatatatattattattattatattataactatatccttttaaaaatatatgttttgaaggtaaaaacgaaaaaaaaaaaaaaaaaaaatttatatatatatatatatttatttatttatatataataattataaattgaaacaaaaaaatataaatatataaacaatttaataaatatgagatgtttgttaaaatataaaaatatttattatatatatatatatatatataatacgtCAAATTTTTGCATTATTcaaatattcaaatataaaaaagagtATACCATTTTGTAAACAATTTCTTAATAAGTGCATATTAATACCAGTATAATATGATCGGATACCTTCACATTTAAAGATATTAAGTAACACTTTATAAAAAccataatttttcatttgaaCTTGTTGTCTCATTTTAATGGTATATAATGGATACGTAAAAATGATTGCAATATATTTGGATAAGGCTCCATATAGAAAAGGTAAGAATTTATTTAAGACATCTGatgaaaaatgtatatttttattttgtaagatattatttatatattgtgaactaaaaaaatgtgtcaaatattcatatgtataaaattgtAATGCTACATGTGgtgttaataataaagatgctAAAAATcctttataaaaagaaaacagcttttcttttttatatatactataaacaaaatgaaaataattcttatatttataaacagcacttacattatttttattttcttctcttttgaatatatgtaatatttcaTTTCCTGATAAAGGTCtttttgaatataaaatatgtttattacgAAATTTTTTTCGAAATGTTGATAAACATTTCTTTGTTAAATGTTTTCTTTCAAAATTAGACAAtgcataatatttatataatgtataattatgtatcatttttttttgtaaagtTTTATTTGAACACATATGATTCGTTTTTATGTAAGAAAgatgattatatttataaactgatttaatatgtttgttatatataaaattatttttatatgtcttcatcaaattattattaatatatcttacttttttatagttaccatgtattttattttttggatttataataaatagggatattatattatatatcattttataattaaatattttatttcttggAGAAAAGATTTTATAATGTTTACTTAATATTCtacttttataatttataaatttataatttaaatttattgtaCATTCTATCTTGGTTTTAATAAGCCATATGGGATGAAGGAAAAGAACACTTATAATTGAGCTTATACTACTGgttagaatataataattcatatttatattattttcatttttattattattattattattattattttgattaatattattgtatataatatatttttcatttcctatattatttatttcattcgttattttattgttatcattaatattattattattattaaaattttgaattatataataatttaaggTGTCATAAATAAATCGAAAGGTACCTTGAGATACTCCGGTAGTAATTAAACTTGCTAGCAATCCACGATATATGCTTTcgaatttttcttttttcagtatatacaataaactatatttgttattataataatatggatatgaatttttataaacTCGATATATTTGTTTACGTGTCCTTATTGTGTCCAGTGGATGTAATACACATAAAACAACAGCCgaagatattataaaatttaatgtTCTTGTCTTTACAATTTTTGCATCACCATTTTCttcaatattataatttggaCATTTATtctcatcatttttttgaCCTATCTTCAAATAAttcattaaattatttacaatattataaccttcattttttatgtccatattatattgttcatttacactttcattttaaaaaaaaaattaaactatacatatatacatatatttgtataagtATATTTTATGGAATTCATATTAATTGTACATTTAAAGATagatgaataaataaataaataaataaataaataaataaatatatatatatatatatatataattccgtgtgtaattaatttattctaaaaatatacataaatatcttaaaagataaaaaaaaaaaaaaaaaaagcaacaAAAGGTAGGAAAAGtccaatattttattttaaaagcatattaataaaaattaatcaaaaaaaatgaaaatggaaatatatgacatattttttttttatttcagtACATCATTCCTGATAATTCTcttcacataaaaaaaaaaaaaaattaaataataataataaaataaaataaaatatatttcaaatatgatataatttataaattaaaacattatacaagatattttaatacatataaatatcttaagatgataataaattacGAAATGGTTcacaaaaagaatataatttttgtaaaaagaaatttttatatatttcacattattcttttattttaattattattattttcttttttatattttttctcctTTTCTTACGGATTCATtgtgcacatatatatatatatatatatatatatatatatatatatatattcaaaccCAAAATATGCTTAGTATTATATTTGTGTGAcctcatatttttatttattttattattttttttttttgcaataTTCTTAAGATTGAGCTAcagatttatatatagaaaatctaaaagaaatatatatatatatatatatatatatttattttttataatattttgaatatcTTACaggtttatatattttaaatataaaattatatattatatatatatatatatatatatacataagtatatattatatatgaagtattattaattcatatattaaaaagaatatgatataataaagttatatttttatttatatatgttatatcattttatttaattaaaaagtaaaatattatgttatgtatatatatgtttatgttatttattaaatatttgatatctttctaatatatttatatatatttatatttatttatttatttaatatccatttttgttataaaatatttcatgttcttattttataatgttattttttctttttatgaaCATGAAACGTTAAAGCCAACTAATATTGCATGAACATTAttgataaaagaaaaaataaaaaaaaaaacaaaaaaaaaaaaaaaaaaacgaagaAAATGTATAATTACAAATTGTTGTTTCATGCTTTTATATATggtatattatcttttataaaGATATGTTATGGAAACTATGCATCTTATTCAAATAATACTTATTTAATAGGTCAcgtgaataatattatacctATACCAAATAAATTAGATAATTTAATTCTTCTTTCGAGTTATGATGGCGTTGTAggattattaaattataaaacagGTATGTAAAAGTATAAAtcatacaatatatttaaacaaataattaaatatatacatatatttatatatatatataatatatttgcttaatctttttatttgtttaatttcattttatttttgaattattaGGCAAATTGGAACTTGCTAAATATCATAGAGAATATGAGAGTGTTAAAAAACTTTATGGAGACGATAAATATGCTGCTGCATtaatttacaaaaataattatggGAGTGACTTAAGTGAAGATAATATTGTAGAAGAAGAggatatgtataattatataaatgtatatgatattaacaatttttatttgttaagttcgtttgaatataataacaagGAAATTATTAACGActttataataaaaggacagaacatatatattcttttaaaagataaaattgatattggtaatataaatgataattcaGTAATATCTATTAGttttaaagaattaaaattggatctaatatatataaaaataataaatgtgaaggatgataaaataataaacctATTTTATGTAGATGTAAATAAGAATTCTTATATAGGATCTCTCAACATTTTGACAAAAAAATtgaacaaaattaaaaaaataaatcaattaCATTTAACAAACAacactactactactactaataataataataataataataataataataattataattattataatagtagtatatataataataatgtagttattatatataattatgattacCTATATTGGAttgaattattaaatgatgaaaatgaatattattataattatatatctattaaaGACAAAATGGATAAGTCAAAAATATCAAAggcaaataatattaataaaaattttattacaaaTGATTATCTAGAAAATTGTCATGttggaaaatatatatgcataagcAAAGAAGACaatgtattaatttataattatgataataaaaaaatgaatttcgtagaaaaaaaaaatcagaaAAATCAAGTCATTGGATACTATCTAAATAAAGAAAACGAGAAGGTTATGATTATTGGTGAAGAtactaataaaaatatattaattaaaaaaattaataatgataaaaaaaatatattattacaagaattaaaaaaaagtaataatatatattataatcccGAACTTTTAAttggtatatataataaagaagaaaatgtgaattatttttttagtatatataatgatttaaCATTAActgcatataaaaataataatgtttattTTACTAGAGAAGAatcattaatttatattgaacaattatatttttataatttccaacatttaaaaaaacctAATAATACCACAACAGGTTTTTATACACCTCAATTTCATATAGCTAAAGAAATAGAAGGCTATATTaaagataaattaaatttatttagtAGTCCATATGTacaagaattaaaaaaaaaaaaacaagacaATTCATTATTAccattctttttctttcatttatCAAAGGAAGATAAAATGAATTTGTTAAGTATATGCACACtcaaaaaagataaaagtgattcatttataattaataaaaagaaattaaataatgaaaaagataaatatacaaaGCTTTCAAATCAACAACATATGAATGATAAAAGCAATTTTGAATTTATGAATTCTTTAGTAAAGAATTCTTTTGATAAGTACGCATCAGATTTAAGTAGTAAATATGCGGGTAGTTCTATTATACTTGTatctacatataataatttcatatatgCTATTCATTTGTATACaggattaatattatataaaattgacacaaatgtttatttaaaaaatgataacttATTTGATAATAAATCTATGTATCGTTTTCCTATAATTACAAATGAAAACAATTGGTCTGAGATAGATAATGCAAAAaagttaatattttataattacaatatttttaataataataataataataataataataataaaatgaaaggggaaaaaaattcttcttcaaatataaataatacagataataatacaaatattatattaaatgataatagtGTAATTGATTTGTTTAAAGGGTTTTCTAAAGATACCGTAATtacaattttaaaaaataataataatcctagtaataaaaaagattcacatatattaatttttgatGTATTAAATGGAGATATTATATACGAAAAGAAAGTAGATtccttttatattaaaaattattttattcttaagAATACGTTTTCTTTAATAACCCTTGACGAATCATTAAATACAAAAGTAATACATATGTTAAACAATTCACCtgatttaaatattaatgatgaagaactttatttttatcaaattaataaaacaGATAATTTTATACAAGGTTATCGATTAATTATTTCTGATaggaaaaaaagagaaaatatcgatttaataaaaacatattcaataaatttaaataatgaaaatgtagAATTGTTTTCTAAGTcaataacaaaaaaagatatattttttccaatcaaaataaataaggaCGCATCtatttgttataaatatattaatgataatatagtATCTTATATTACTAGttcaaaaaacaaaacaaataaaatatatacattatacaTAATTGATGGTATTAGTGgtaaattattattctcaCGAATTTTAGATAAGTATGTAAATCCACCTTtccatttaataataaatgaaaataaaattatattaaattattatcataaaaatatacataaaaatgtttttcatattattgaaATCTTATTAGATAAACCAGATCCTGGTTTCTTTAATCTAATCACatcaaaaaaacaaaaagtagttaatttatttgatgaagaaaatattgtAATTAATGAAACgaattatattatagatCATAATGTtaaatcatttaattttacagAAACAAAAAGAGGAATAACGAATAAAcatttattactattattagaTACTAATAAAATAGCATATTTACCTTTtagtaatgataaaaatacaaatatatataagaatttaaATACATTCATAACACATacagatatattatataattcaagAGGATTCATATCAAACGAAAGTCTATTAGAATCAACTACTCTCATATTTTCGTGgggtaataatttatattttacttcTTATCAACCCAACGGATCATTTGATACTATTGAAAAATTTAgcttgttattattattgttcttAATTTTTCTTGTATTTATTGgtacatatatttcatataataagaGAATAAACAAGAAGTTGTATGCCAAATGGGAATAAACCTAAGCATTcttcaaattatatatgtaaaatgaagatacatacatacatacatacatatatgtacaatatgttacatatatatatatatttataaatatgctTCCTTATAGCATttcaacatatttatattatatatttatttattcatttatttttatatatattattttctttttttttatttttttcatcgtattcctttttaattttttgttcattttatgtgctaaaaatataaaataacaaataagCATTTCATTTaaaactttatttttttatttattttttttatttaaaaaaaaaggtttttcgttattcttttataaaagatgtggggaaaaaaaaaaaaaaaaaataaatataataataaggtaACCTTTATTAAGTCTCACGAACCAAAATAAAGATacaaaagggaaaaaaaatcataattttatatttaacttAACTTTTTAGAGAGAaaattcttataattttaaattcgTTAAGATGATATtacaacaaaatatattatttgtatgttAAAGAtgcttttattaataaaagaaatatcttgaaaatatatatttattaactattatattatattatattcccaatagtatataaaaatacaaaattttaacattaagaaaatgaattctttttatttatttttttttttttattatattattgtataaatacataatgaATTAATATAAGTAATtcgaattatattttatctaaatttttaaatatagataatttttagataataaatatatataatttatttatatttaagaaacatacaaatatataataaaaagcattttaacaaaaaaaaacatatataaaaaagaatatatattataaatatattaatttatatgttgtttttttataaatataattttatatagaattattgttatttttattttttaataaataaaataaaattttttttttttttttttttttttaaaggagaaattattgaaaataaGAGATGTgctcttttttatttatttttattttgttatttatttattttatttttttttttttttttgagatataaaaagaaaaaattaaaaataaagaaaaacatacatattacatatgtatatatatttaacgcatatatgataaatttaataataaataatgtgCCTTCctattatgaaatatataatatcatatgtataatatattataaatataataaaatacaatatataatacaataaatataatatatacataattataataatattatatttataatattttatttttaatattcatgtatcttataaaataataaatatacttttttttattttctcatTTGATATATGCATACaaaataggaaaaaaaaaaaatatatatattcatatatacataataaaataatataatatatattatatatattatatatatatatatatataatatatatatatatatatatatatatatatattatttcatattataaattatatatataataatatcaacaagataaaatattttatttttttttttttattaaatttttatatataataaaaaaaaaatcttattattataaaaaaatcttaaaaaaacaaaaaaaaaaaaaaaaaaaaaaaatatttattgtaaaaaatataaaaaaaaaaaacaaaaaaatatcttaatttaaaaaaaaacaaaaaaatatcttaatttaaaaaaaaacaaaaaaatatcttaatttaaaaaaaaacaaaaaaaaaggattgtatttatatatatattatatatatatatttatatattttaaagtttatatatttattatatatgatatttatatattaatatattaattttcttGCATatga
Protein-coding regions in this window:
- a CDS encoding mitochondrial carrier protein, putative; this translates as MDIKNEGYNIVNNLMNYLKIGQKNDENKCPNYNIEENGDAKIVKTRTLNFIISSAVVLCVLHPLDTIRTRKQIYRVYKNSYPYYYNNKYSLLYILKKEKFESIYRGLLASLITTGVSQGTFRFIYDTLNYYIIQNFNNNNNINDNNKITNEINNIGNEKYIIYNNINQNNNNNNNNKNENNINMNYYILTSSISSIISVLFLHPIWLIKTKIECTINLNYKFINYKSRILSKHYKIFSPRNKIFNYKMIYNIISLFIINPKNKIHGNYKKVRYINNNLMKTYKNNFIYNKHIKSVYKYNHLSYIKTNHMCSNKTLQKKMIHNYTLYKYYALSNFERKHLTKKCLSTFRKKFRNKHILYSKRPLSGNEILHIFKREENKNNVSAVYKYKNYFHFVYSIYKKEKLFSFYKGFLASLLLTPHVALQFYTYEYLTHFFSSQYINNILQNKNIHFSSDVLNKFLPFLYGALSKYIAIIFTYPLYTIKMRQQVQMKNYGFYKVLLNIFKCEGIRSYYTGINMHLLRNCLQNGILFFIFEYLNNAKI
- a CDS encoding ER membrane protein complex subunit 1, putative; its protein translation is MNIIDKRKNKKKNKKKKKKTKKMYNYKLLFHAFIYGILSFIKICYGNYASYSNNTYLIGHVNNIIPIPNKLDNLILLSSYDGVVGLLNYKTGKLELAKYHREYESVKKLYGDDKYAAALIYKNNYGSDLSEDNIVEEEDMYNYINVYDINNFYLLSSFEYNNKEIINDFIIKGQNIYILLKDKIDIGNINDNSVISISFKELKLDLIYIKIINVKDDKIINLFYVDVNKNSYIGSLNILTKKLNKIKKINQLHLTNNTTTTTNNNNNNNNNNNYNYYNSSIYNNNVVIIYNYDYLYWIELLNDENEYYYNYISIKDKMDKSKISKANNINKNFITNDYLENCHVGKYICISKEDNVLIYNYDNKKMNFVEKKNQKNQVIGYYLNKENEKVMIIGEDTNKNILIKKINNDKKNILLQELKKSNNIYYNPELLIGIYNKEENVNYFFSIYNDLTLTAYKNNNVYFTREESLIYIEQLYFYNFQHLKKPNNTTTGFYTPQFHIAKEIEGYIKDKLNLFSSPYVQELKKKKQDNSLLPFFFFHLSKEDKMNLLSICTLKKDKSDSFIINKKKLNNEKDKYTKLSNQQHMNDKSNFEFMNSLVKNSFDKYASDLSSKYAGSSIILVSTYNNFIYAIHLYTGLILYKIDTNVYLKNDNLFDNKSMYRFPIITNENNWSEIDNAKKLIFYNYNIFNNNNNNNNNNKMKGEKNSSSNINNTDNNTNIILNDNSVIDLFKGFSKDTVITILKNNNNPSNKKDSHILIFDVLNGDIIYEKKVDSFYIKNYFILKNTFSLITLDESLNTKVIHMLNNSPDLNINDEELYFYQINKTDNFIQGYRLIISDRKKRENIDLIKTYSINLNNENVELFSKSITKKDIFFPIKINKDASICYKYINDNIVSYITSSKNKTNKIYTLYIIDGISGKLLFSRILDKYVNPPFHLIINENKIILNYYHKNIHKNVFHIIEILLDKPDPGFFNLITSKKQKVVNLFDEENIVINETNYIIDHNVKSFNFTETKRGITNKHLLLLLDTNKIAYLPFSNDKNTNIYKNLNTFITHTDILYNSRGFISNESLLESTTLIFSWGNNLYFTSYQPNGSFDTIEKFSLLLLLFLIFLVFIGTYISYNKRINKKLYAKWE